One Aspergillus oryzae RIB40 DNA, chromosome 2 genomic window carries:
- a CDS encoding CCR4-NOT core ubiquitin-protein ligase subunit MOT2 (MOT2 transcription factor), translating into MSNRQQIDSVIDDDDEFCPLCIEEFDLSDKNFKPCPCGYQHRKAAAAKKKEAEKREIEASSRKNLAGVRVVQKNLVYVIGLNPTIRDESQLLQTLRGRDYFGQYGEIEKIVVSKAKPGGNPNQGIGVYVTYSKKSDAATCISSVDGSVNGDRVLRAQYGTTKYCSSFLRNEQCHNRNCTFLHETGEDSESYSRQDLSSMNTLSSQRPNGAPSGPSHTIPPHVARSSAMPLSQPMRRQPSKDDGASSRPPDGSALPSSASWANKDSVISRTRRASLTASQASQSPRPASATVATSAEEPKRAEKQPAPAQERRQTPLPETQSSTPSSPSESQLPADPEAPLFENLIKAVNSPDFKFVFSAAGLPADEVALIENHPSFIDPYGGVKRRAMREKAEQERAKREQELLQSAAVEEETRESGSLQLGGEPDDAHPPRGRGSRESHGAIQPPSQQGTTTNSVVGSPVSASSHQFQGLNLAGRSLTPLQQQQLMLLKSASNQQAGVVDPLQSGLGSAALDQAAVRQGLLQTQMAQLNALQAQNRQNSRFSFTNDAGSKNLSNVRMLSQQASLMQSGTPNPLAAPSPQHGLTSSFYTSGVQGPPPGLKTAGTPPISGGGMFAQGHGFTTNSNLGLAGNIGKQETNPDLMRELLRSRSGTNASGLQAPDAAKREFMFPFLQQHQTPPPLTPANGLLSSFYGSQTGNFSESGPQKQKKKGKKHRHANTSSGGGGVVDLADPSILQARMHQVGANAAAGQALYGSQGQVDEEFPPLGAPAKDKRPVDSFGFLGRSQFPTEPQSSARAGTPTLPPGLPLPHAHPASALFQSPLNPSSPVSAVSVPPGLSVPFNRLGTPSQSFQETISGRQSPEVKNTQDNVAISNRAKNASEISLGSPVPKSANKARSQTKDDLTVGSDNKSSKKSGGITEEKSVSTTTKGKPMKLDIPLNTSHAQDSTPLKGEQLTQTASSQVPAPASAIGSRPNTPLTGVSRVSDSSVPRQPRVLRVVDTPKTETPPPASATQSISSQLAAAKGRSRRPSISSISRPDTPGDFGSEADLYTSASVSRANSPPASSRIGSAPVRAMTKSQVKKERRQKAKEMEAKKHEAATAMVEEPVQAPIIGRKRKTKKTPTSNPESTTATPDTANEALKSSASGKETTDKTDQRAEAKKNKSKDKATKDTKPSPVEEKEAPTQKSAAEAWRSNNTIEQLIKDSEAAGVPIKELFTERTSVLPILLAQLHKAGNLDLNAHPLFNPPNLTQRVDMKCTADDYEILKQPLELTEEHRKALLRGEPVRINSDSNLTKYRCLITPRGCVLRHLGPEEEERYLELEKRIGAAIDLFPEYPPTSITEPDVTNRGGGLDALFATPENFNICWVDETSAGLSSMSPSGDMTVPECAVTSDTPTPPNVLSAMEADSTRSHNWAIANTAELVNATATSVRSFAAATAKHMLGAAGVVMGNMPDLDDVVGMTDEELRAFAVKSQKELESSRKDLDSIDKKLNALVKRNKKLAQQALATSVEG; encoded by the exons ATGTCAAATCGCCAACAGATCGACTCTgtcattgatgatgacgacgagtTCTG CCCCCTGTGCATTGAGGAATTCGACCTGTCCGACAAGAACTTTAAGCCGTGTCCCTGTGGGTATCAG CATCGAAAGGCTGCcgctgcgaagaagaaggaagcggaAAAGCGCGAGATCGAGGCCTCGAGTCGGAAGAACTTGGCTGGTGTGAGGGTCGTGCAGAAGAACCTGGTCTATGTGATTGGTCTCAACCCCACCATACGCGACGAAagccagctcctccagaCGCTTCGCGGACGGGATTATTTCGGCCAATATGGAGAGATCGAAAAGATTGTAGTGAGCAAGGCAAAGCCTGGTGGCAACCCCAACCAAGGCATTGGCGTCTACGTTACGTACTCGAAGAAGTCGGATGCCGCAACCTGTATCAGTTCGGTGGATGGATCTGTAAACGGTGATCGTGTCCTAAG GGCTCAATACGGTACGACGAAGTATTGCTCCTCCTTCCTGCGCAACGAGCAGTGCCATAATAGGAATTGCACCTTTCTACACGAGACGGGTGAGGACAGCGAAAGCTATAGTCGGCAGGACCTCTCCTCTATGAACACCCTTTCCAGTCAACGTCCGAATGGTGCGCCTAGTGGACCCAGTCATACGATCCCCCCACACGTTGCCCGCTCTTCCGCAATGCCGCTGTCTCAACCGATGCGCCGTCAGCCCAGTAAAGACGATGGTGCCAGCAGCCGCCCCCCTGACGGATCCgcccttccttcctccgcaaGTTGGGCAAATAAGGACTCGGTGATCAGCCGAACAAGACGGGCAAGTCTTACAGCTAGTCAAGCGTCTCAGAGTCCACGACCCGCGAGTGCCACGGTTGCGACCAGTGCAGAGGAACCAAAGCGTGCCGAGAAACAACCTGCACCTGCTCAGGAACGCCGCCAAACTCCGCTGCCAGAGACACAGTCTTCGACACCTAGCTCTCCCTCTGAATCCCAACTGCCCGCCGACCCGGAGGCTCCTCTATTTGAGAATTTGATAAAGGCAGTTAATTCTCCTGATTTCAAGTTTGTCTTTTCGGCGGCTGGTCTGCCGGCAGATGAAGTCGCTCTCATTGAAAACCACCCTTCGTTCATTGATCCTTATGGTGGCGTAAAGCGTCGGGCTATGCGGGAGAAGGCAGAGCAAGAGCGTGCAAAGCGAGAGCAAGAGCTGCTTCAGTCGgcagctgttgaagaagaaaccagggAGAGCGGCAGCCTCCAGCTTGGTGGCGAGCCGGATGATGCTCATCCTCCGAGAGGCCGTGGTTCGCGGGAATCGCATGGTGCTATCCAGCCGCCTTCACAGCAGGGTACTACAACGAATTCGGTGGTCGGCTCCCCAGTTTCTGCGTCGAGTCATCAATTCCAGGGACTTAATCTGGCTGGCCGGAGTTTAACCCCTCTccaacagcaacaactgATGCTACTCAAGTCTGCTAGCAATCAGCAGGCCGGCGTTGTGGACCCATTGCAAAGTGGACTTGGCTCTGCTGCTTTAGATCAGGCTGCTGTTCGCCAAGGCCTTTTGCAGACCCAGATGGCACAGCTTAACGCTTTGCAGGCGCAGAATCGCCAAAACTCTCGCTTTTCCTTCACTAACGATGCCGGATCGAAGAATCTTTCCAACGTGCGGATGCTAAGCCAGCAGGCTTCCTTGATGCAATCCGGGACTCCAAACCCACTTGCTGCACCCAGTCCTCAACATGGGCTTACTAGCAGCTTCTACACCAGTGGCGTTCAGGGCCCACCTCCAGGCCTCAAGACGGCCGGCACACCCCCCATcagtggaggaggaatgtTCGCTCAAGGTCACGGTTTTACAACAAATTCAAATCTTGGCTTGGCTGGTAATATCGGGAAACAGGAGACCAACCCGGATTTGATGCGCGAGCTGCTGCGAAGCCGCAGTGGCACAAATGCTAGTGGTTTACAGGCACCGGATGCCGCTAAGCGTGAGTTCatgtttcctttcctccaacAGCACCAAACTCCCCCTCCCCTGACTCCTGCCAATGGCCTTCTCAGCTCTTTCTATGGCTCTCAGACGGGGAACTTCTCCGAGTCTGGGCCacagaagcagaagaagaaggggaagaagcaCAGACACGCTAACACTTCCTCCGGTGGAGGCGGTGTAGTAGATCTTGCGGACCCGAGTATCCTGCAGGCGAGGATGCACCAGGTGGGTGCgaatgctgctgctgggcaAGCGCTTTACGGGAGTCAGGGTCAAG ttgatgaagaatttCCTCCTCTCGGTGCCCCCGCAAAGGACAAGCGTCCAGTGGACAGCTTTGGATTCCTAGGCCGGTCCCAATTTCCCACTGAACCCCAAAGCTCCGCACGCGCCGGTACTCCGACATTGCCGCCAGGTCTTCCCTTACCTCATGCCCATCCTGCGTCTGCATTATTCCAGAGTCCATTAAATCCTTCCAGCCCGGTCTCCGCAGTCTCTGTTCCACCAGGTCTGAGTGTTCCTTTCAATAGGCTTGGGACACCTTCCCAAAGCTTTCAGGAGACTATCTCTGGTCGGCAGTCGCCGGAAGTTAAAAATACCCAAGACAATGTAGCCATCTCAAACCGAGCTAAGAATGCTTCTGAAATATCCTTGGGGTCGCCAGTGCCGAAATCAGCTAACAAAGCTCGCTCACAAACCAAGGATGACCTAACCGTTGGCTCTGATAATAAGTCGAGCAAGAAGTCAGGAGGTATCACTGAAGAGAAGTCAGTATCCACAACGACAAAAGGGAAGCCTATGAAGCTGGATATTCCACTTAATACGTCTCACGCCCAGGATAGCACTCCTTTGAAAGGCGAGCAATTGACCCAGACTGCCAGCAGTCAAGTCCCAGCCCCGGCGTCTGCCATCGGTTCTCGCCCAAATACACCATTAACTGGGGTTTCACGTGTCTCTGACTCCTCGGTTCCACGTCAACCCAGGGTTCTTCGTGTTGTTGATACTCCGAAGACAGAGACGCCTCCTCCTGCTTCGGCCACTCAATCCATCTCATCCCAGCTTGCCGCGGCTAAGGGGCGATCGAGAAGACCCAGCATATCTTCCATAAGCAGGCCCGATACTCCTGGCGACTTTGGATCGGAAGCTGATCTCTATACATCGGCGTCTGTTTCTCGTGCAAATTCTCCTCCTGCATCTTCCAGGATTGGCTCTGCGCCTGTGCGTGCCATGACTAAGAGCCAAGTCAAGAAAGAACGCAGacagaaggccaaggagatggaagccaagaagcacGAGGCGGCGACTGCCATGGTCGAGGAACCGGTGCAGGCGCCTATTATTGGACGGAAGCGTaagaccaagaagacccCGACAAGCAACCCTGAGTCAACTACCGCAACGCCGGACACTGCCAACGAAGCTTTGAAGTCCAGTGCTAGTGGAAAAGAGACCACTGACAAGACTGATCAGCGGGCtgaggcaaagaagaacaagtcAAAGGACAAAGCTACAAAGGATACGAAGCCCAGCCctgtcgaagagaaggaggcccCTACACAGAAAAGCGCAGCAGAAGCATGGCGTTCCAACAATACCATTGAGCAGTTAATCAAGGATTCGGAAGCTGCTGGCGTTCCGATCAAGGAACTGTTTACGGAGCGAACTTCTGTGCTGCCGATACTCCTCGCTCAGCTCCACAAGGCGGGCAACCTGGACCTCAATGCCCATCCCTTGTTCAACCCACCTAATTTGACCCAACGTGTGGACATGAAGTGCACTGCAGATGATTATGAAATCTTAAAGCAGCCTCTTGAGTTAACCGAGGAACACCGCAAAGCATTGCTGCGTGGAGAACCAGTTCGGATCAATTCGGACTCTAATTTGACTAAGTACCGTTGCTTAATCACACCTCGCGGATGTGTTCTTCGTCATTTGGGccctgaggaagaagaacgttATCTTGAACTTGAGAAGCGCATCGGTGCCGCCATTGATCTCTTCCCCGAGTATCCGCCGACATCGATTACGGAACCTGACGTGACAAACCGTGGTGGTGGGCTTGATGCTCTTTTCGCTACACCCGAAAACTTTAATATCTGCTGGGTAGATGAAACCTCGGCTGGGCTGTCGTCTATGTCGCCCTCTGGCGATATGACCGTACCTGAATGCGCGGTTACTTCTGACACTCCTACACCCCCGAACGTTCTCTCAGCCATGGAGGCGGACAGCACTCGCAGTCACAATTGGGCTATTGCCAATACCGCTGAATTGGTGAACGCCACTGCCACTTCCGTTCGGTCTTTTGCGGCGGCCACCGCCAAGCACATGCTGGGAGCTGCAGGTGTCGTCATGGGCAATATGCCAGACCTGGATGACGTTGTTGGAATGACAGATGAGGAGCTTCGTGCGTTTGCTGTCAAGTCGCAGAAGGAGCTCGAGTCATCGCGCAAAGATCTTGACTCCATTGACAAGAAACTCAATGCTTTGGTCAAGCGGAACAAGAAGCTCGCACAGCAGGCTTTAGCCACCTCTGTTGAGGGATGA
- a CDS encoding thiamine pyrophosphate-dependent dehydrogenase E1 component subunit alpha (branched chain alpha-keto acid dehydrogenase complex, alpha subunit) — translation MTFINPSETTNIPTYRVMDSDGVLLDKNRKPSGVSNEEILTWYKNMLTVSVMDVIMFEAQRQGRLSFYMVSAGEEGISVGSAAALTPDDVVFAQYRETGVFQQRGFTLKDFMSQLFANCHDNGRGRNMPVHYGSNYPRMHTISSPLATQIPQASGAAYALKLESLQNPDTPPRIVACYFGEGAASEGDFHAGLNIAATRSCPVVFICRNNGYAISTPTLEQYRGDGIASRGVGYGIDTIRVDGNDIFAVYEAMREARRIALSDGGKPVLIEAMSYRVSHHSTSDDSFAYRARVEVEDWKRRDNPIIRLRKWLENEGLWDEDTERTTREQLRKEVLKEFGEAEREKKPPLREAFEGVYEELTEEAQEQMKELKRILETYPEEYDLRQFKDGINGL, via the exons ATGACGTTCATCAATCCCTCCGAAACGACCAATATCCCTACATACCGTGTCATGGATTCCGATGGTGTGTTGTTGGACAAGAACCGGAAGCCCTCTGGAGTATCAAACGAGGAGATCTTAACATGGTACAAGAATATGTTGACTG TGAGTGTGATGGACGTGATTATGTTCGAGGCTCAAAGACAGGGCCGTCTGAGCTTCTACATG GTGTCTGccggagaagaaggtatCAGCGTCGGATCCGCAGCCGCATTAACACCCGACGACGTGGTATTCGCGCAATATCGCGAAACAGGCGTCTTTCAGCAACGGGGTTTCACTTTGAAGGATTTCATGAGCCAGCTATTTGCGAACTGCCATGACAACGGCAGGGGACGTAACATGCCGGTGCATTATGGCTCCAACTACCCTCGTATG CACACCATCTCCTCACCTCTCGCAACTCAAATCCCCCAAGCATCTGGCGCAGCCTACGCCCTCAAATTAGAATCTCTTCAAAACCCCGACACACCACCACGCATCGTGGCCTGCTACTTCGGCGAAGGCGCCGCCAGTGAGGGTGACTTCCACGCCGGCCTCAACATTGCCGCAACACGGTCATGTCCCGTGGTCTTCATCTGTCGCAATAATGGATATGCCATCTCCACACCCACACTGGAACAATACCGGGGTGACGGCATCGCCAGCCGAGGAGTAGGATACGGCATTGACACGATCCGTGTGGACGGAAATGACATCTTCGCCGTCTATGAAGCCATGCGCGAAGCACGACGCATTGCGCTCTCCGATGGCGGGAAGCCTGTGCTTATAGAAGCAATGAGCTACCGTGTTTCGCATCACAGTACGAGTGATGATAGCTTCGCGTACCGTGCCCGGGTAGAGGTGGAAGACTGGAAACGGCGCGATAACCCCATTATCCGGCTGCGGAAGTGGCTTGAGAACGAAGGGTTGTGGGACGAAGATACGGAGCGTACTACGCGCGAGCAGCTTCGGAAAGAGGTTTTGAAAGAGTTTGGAGAGGCGGAGCGTGAGAAGAAGCCGCCTCTCCGGGAGGCCTTCGAGGGTGTGTACGAGGAGTTGACGGAGGAAGCgcaggagcagatgaaagaGTTGAAGCGGATCCTTGAAACATATCCTGAAGAATACGACCTTCGGCAGTTCAAGGATGGCATCAATGGGTTATAG
- a CDS encoding complex I 30 kDa subunit family protein (NADH-ubiquinone oxidoreductase, NDUFS3/30 kDa subunit): MASARSLMRLGTGRSLASAARSSRMCRPFSTTPLLKESIPEPPNMRQAQRPPEGALRAPIVNPADKYQDKADALHQYGQYVMSCLPKYVQQFTVWKDELVIYVPPSGVVPLMSFLKYHTAAEFTQISDITAVDFPTKDQRFEVVYNLLSVRHNSRIRVKTYADEATPVPSVTGLFEGALWYEREVYDMFGVFFTGHPDLRRIMTDYGFDGHPLRKDFPLTGYTELRYDEEKKRIVIEPLELTQAFRNFEGGTAAWEPVGTGVDRTPESFKLPTPKPEEKPEEKK; encoded by the exons ATGGCCTCTGCTCGTTCCCTGATGCGGTTGGGCACCGGCCGCTCACTGGCTTCGGCCGCGCGGTCGTCCCGGATGTGCCGTCCTTTCTCGACGACCCCTCTGCTGAAGGAGTCGATCCCCGAGCCTCCTAACATGCGCCAGGCTCAGCGTCCTC CTGAGGGTGCCCTCCGTGCCCCCATCGTCAACCCTGCCGACAAGTACCAGGACAAGGCCGATGCTCTGCACCAGTACGGCCAGTACGTCATGTCCTGTCTGCCCAAATACGTCCAACAGTTCACCGTATGGAAGGACGAACTGGTCATTTACGTTCCCCCCTCCGGCGTTGTCccattgatgagcttcctCAAGTACCACACCGCCGCCGAATTCACCCAGATCTCCGATATCACGGCCGTCGACTTCCCCACGAAGGATCAGCGTTTTGAGGTTGTCTACAACTTGCTGAGTGTCCGTCACAACTCCCGTATTCGTGTGAAGACGTACGCCGATGAGGCCACCCCGGTCCCCAGTGTCACTGGTCTGTTTGAGGGAGCTCTCTGGTACGAACGTGAAGTGTACGATATGTTCGGTGTCTTCTTCACCGGACATCCTGACCTGCGCCGTATCATGACCGACTACGGTTTCGACGGCCATCCTCTGCGCAAAGACTTCCCCTTGACCGGATACACTGAACTCCGATatgacgaagagaagaagcgcattGTCATCGAGCCTCTTGAGCTTACACAGGCATTCCGGAACTTCGAGGGTGGTACGGCCGCCTGGGAGCCTGTTGGAACGGGTGTGGACAGAACCCCCGAGTCG TTCAAGCTTCCTACCCCCAAGcccgaggagaagcccgaggaaaagaaatag